The following are from one region of the Epinephelus fuscoguttatus linkage group LG11, E.fuscoguttatus.final_Chr_v1 genome:
- the LOC125896664 gene encoding G-protein coupled receptor 6: MNESLVVNDSSATPVAAEALPWMEADSPDNSSLEFSTAPLDFPINPWDIMLCMSGTVIACENAIVVAIIFYTPTLRTPMFVLIGSLATADLLAGMGLILNFVFQYVISSETISLITVGFLVASFTASISSLLAITVDRYFSLYNALTYFSEKTLQYVHLMLLGTWGVSLFLGLLPVLGWNCLDDPASCSIVRPLTRSNVTLLATSFFVIFILMLTLYFKICKIVCHHAHQIALQQHFFATSHYVATKKGVSTLAIILGTFGASWLPFAIYCLVGEREYPSVYTYATLLPATYNSMINPIIYAYRNAEIQRSLYVLLCGCFQANKAYRSRSPSEV, from the coding sequence ATGAACGAGTCGCTGGTGGTGAACGACTCCTCTGCGACTCCTGTGGCTGCAGAAGCCCTCCCATGGATGGAGGCTGATTCTCCAGACAACAGCAGTCTGGAGTTCTCCACCGCTCCGTTAGATTTCCCCATCAACCCGTGGGACATCATGCTCTGCATGTCCGGCACTGTCATCGCCTGTGAAAACGCCATAGTGGTAGCAATCATCTTCTACACGCCGACCCTTAGGACTCCCATGTTTGTGCTGATCGGGAGTCTGGCGACGGCAGACCTGCTGGCCGGCATGGGATTAATCCTGAACTTTGTGTTTCAGTACGTGATCTCCTCTGAGACTATCAGCCTTATCACTGTAGGCTTCCTGGTGGCCTCTTTCACCGCATCCATCAGCAGCCTTTTGGCCATAACTGTGGACCGTTACTTCTCCCTCTACAACGCTCTGACATACTTCTCAGAGAAGACGCTGCAGTACGTCCACCTGATGCTGCTGGGGACCTGGGGGGTGTCTCTGTTTTTGGGCTTGCTGCCGGTGCTCGGCTGGAACTGCCTGGACGATCCGGCCTCCTGCAGCATCGTGCGCCCTTTAACCCGGAGCAACGTCACGCTCCTGGCCACCTCCTTCTTCGTCATCTTCATACTCATGCTGACCCTCTACTTCAAGATCTGCAAGATCGTGTGCCACCACGCCCACCAGATCGCCCTCCAGCAGCACTTTTTCGCCACGTCGCATTACGTTGCCACTAAGAAGGGGGTCTCCACTTTGGCCATCATCTTGGGGACATTTGGCGCCAGCTGGCTGCCCTTCGCCATCTACTGCCTGGTAGGCGAGAGGGAGTATCCATCGGTGTACACCTACGCTACACTGCTGCCAGCTACCTACAACTCCATGATCAACCCCATCATCTACGCCTACAGGAACGCAGAGATCCAGCGCTCCCTCTATGTGCTTCTCTGTGGCTGCTTTCAGGCCAACAAGGCCTACCGGTCCAGGTCGCCAAGTGAAGTCTAA
- the ccdc167 gene encoding coiled-coil domain-containing protein 167: MAKLKDKRREKISVATEIDRLEERRARCQDNLERAEFRSRKEKLSDKDRQELEDEMTIINERVQKLDKELQTLRGENRKNMLLSVALLVISALFYYIFIYSDEDV, encoded by the exons ATGGctaaattaaaagacaaaagacGAGAGAAAATCAGCGTCGCCACTGAG ATTGACCGTTTGGAGGAGCGGCGGGCGCGTTGCCAAGACAACCTGGAGAGGGCTGAGTTCAGGAGCAGGAAGGAGAAGCTGTCTGACAAGGACAG ACAGGAGCTGGAAGATGAAATGACAATCATAAATGAGAGGGTGCAAAAGTTAG ACAAGGAGCTGCAGACGTTAAGAGGAGAGAATCGCAAGAACATGCTGCTGTCAGTCGCTCTGCTGGTCATCAGCGCTCTCTTCTACTACATCTTCATTTACAGTGACGAGGACGTCTAA
- the kif25 gene encoding kinesin-like protein KIF25, which yields MPLFINRDQIFAHQVHLLEHKLRSKEERILELETENAILHLRLAECQGKLRRDHDEESKALDDHQHQRSAQKITQSALAKLLSEVQAVKQDLSELFAVYLSFSTELEEQSKQLLEKVAQASSSLNGHHGDEIQNLQAGVAALERSLEEERERCRAERQRRKELHNALVELRGNIRVHCRVRPVLPFDHVQPSTSGSKPASSEEVVSVISDDTVTVNCIRSGMPVQNKMFEFERVHGPEDSQDAVFEEVKPLLTSLLDGYNVCIMAYGQTGSGKTYTMMGSQQLEEHSGTQQETQQGVIPKAAAELFRLISEKPAESHTVEVSVMEVYNNEVLDLLARDTQGNAADQRRDVITTSSGTSQVISLTQEPVSNASEVMQIINSVLKLRAHSPTLIHADSSRSHLIVTLTISSKSPNALALARRLQSAKKDMQRSTQKEWWSPRCRRANPTARQSSDDRLFASTASSPCSPSHSPCPSPRPSLSQAPFRTKLQLVDLAGSECVGMSGVSGAALWEVSCINRSLSALSDVLGALAEQRPHVPYRNSKLTHLLQDAIGGDAKLLVMLCVSPTQRFITESLQSLGFGTRARQVQRELPRRKNNTPKVK from the exons ATGCCTCTCTTTATAAACCGTGACCAGATATTTGCACATCAGGTCCACCTGCTGGAGCACAAACTGAGG aGTAAAGAGGAGCGAATACTGGAGCTGGAGACAGAGAATGCTATTCTTCATTTAAGACTTGCAGAG TGTCAGGGGAAACTCCGTCGGGACCATGATGAGGAATCCAAGGCCCTTGATGATCATCAGCACCAGAGGAGTGCACAGAAGATAACACAATCAGCCCTCGCCAAACTGCTCTCTGAGGTCCAG GCTGTGAAGCAGGACTTGAGCGAACTTTTCGCAGTTTATCTGAGTTTTTCCACTGAGCTGGAGGAGCAGAGCAAACAGCTGCTGGAAAAAGTAGCGCAAGCCAGCTCTTCTCTAAACGGCCACCATGGAGACGAGATCCAGA ACTTACAAGCTGGTGTTGCAGCTCTGGAGCGCtctctggaggaggagagggagaggtgcAGGGccgagaggcagaggaggaaagagcTCCATAACGCACTGGTG GAGCTAAGGGGGAACATCAGGGTTCACTGCAGAGTGCGACCAGTTCTACCCTTCGACCACGTCCAGCCCTCCACCTCTGGGTCAAA GCCTGCATCATCAGAAGAAGTGGTGTCTGTGATCAGTGAT GACACGGTGACGGTGAATTGCATAAGATCGGGGATGCCAGTGCAAAACAAGATGTTTGAGTTTGAGAG AGTGCATGGACCAGAGGATTCACAGGATGCAGTGTTTGAGGAGGTCAAGCCGCTCCTCACGTCTCTGCTGGATGG CTATAATGTGTGTATCATGGCGTACGGGCAGACAGGCAGCGGGAAGACTTACACCATGATGGGATCCCAGCAGCTGGAGGAGCACTCAGGGACGCAGCAGGAGACACAGCAGGGTGTTATTCCCAAGGCTGCAGCTGAGCTCTTTCG GCTGATCTCTGAGAAGCCTGCAGAGAGCCACACAGTGGAGGTGTCAGTGATGGAGGTGTACAACAATGAGGTGCTCGACCTTCTGGCCAGAGACACGCAGGGCAATGCCGCCGACCAGCGGCGGGACGTCATCACTACCTCCTCTGGTACCAGCCAGGTCATCTCCCTCACACAGGA GCCTGTGAGTAACGCCTCTGAGGTGATGCAGATCATCAACAGTGTTCTGAAGCTCAGGGCTCACAGTCCCACCCTCATCCACGCTGACTCCTCACGCTCTCACCTCATTGTCACCCTCACCATTTCCTCCAAGAGCCCCAACGCGCTGGCTCTGG CTCGCAGGCTACAGAGTGCCAAGAAGGACATGCAGCGCTCCACTCAGAAGGAGTGGTGGAGCCCACGCTGTCGCCGTGCCAACCCCACTGCCCGCCAATCATCTGATGATCGTCTCTTCGCGAGCACAGCCTCCTCTCCCTGCTCCCCTTCCCATTCTCCATGTCCTTCCCCGAGGCCGAGCCTCTCACAAGCTCCGTTCAGGACCAAGCTGCAGCTGGTGGACTTGGCGGGGAGCGAGTGTGTCG gtaTGTCTGGAGTTTCGGGTGCAGCTCTGTGGGAGGTGTCCTGCATAAACCGCAgtctctctgctctgtctgATGTCCTGGGAGCTCTGGCTGAGCAGAGACCACACGTCCCCTATAGGAACAGCAAACTCACTCATCTGCTACAGGATGCCAtag